A stretch of Arachis hypogaea cultivar Tifrunner chromosome 15, arahy.Tifrunner.gnm2.J5K5, whole genome shotgun sequence DNA encodes these proteins:
- the LOC140179215 gene encoding uncharacterized protein, which yields MVKMFKKVEVTIPLFDAIHQVPKYAKFLKDLCMNKDRIHELETIPLGSFISALMGSIPEKCVDPGPCLVSCVIDGVQFIDCMCDLGACVSIMPLSIYHLLKLPPLKRSAARFVLADKSIITVSGIAEDVLVDIKGLIFPIDFHIIEMPPRESETASSILLGRPFLRTSRFKLNAHSGTYSFKIDGRVVSFSLEEAMRHPPENHFVFRCDLIDNIVAEVHCAKLEEKNMIEENSEDPSEEVQATSQVQKLELKPLPPHLKYSYLDEAHKFPVIIAREVNPQQEEKLLRVLRKNKRAIGWSLADLVGISPQVCEHRIFLEEGARPVRQPQRRLNPTILEVVKKEVTRLLEADIIYPISDSE from the coding sequence ATGGTAAAGATGTTCAAAAAAGTGGAGGTAActatccccctctttgatgctatacACCAAGTGCCTAAATATGCGAAATTTCTTAAGGACTTGTGTATGAACAAAGATAGAATTCATGAGTTGGAAaccattccattgggtagtttCATTTCGGCTTTGATGGGATCCATTCCGGAAAAGTGTGTTGATCCGGGTCCTTGCCTAGTTTCTTGTGTCATTGATGGAGTCCAATTCATTGATTGTATGTGCGACCTTGGTGCATGCGTTAGTATTATGCCTCTTTCCATTTATCATCTATTGAAGCTCCCACCATTGAAGCGGTCGGCGGCTAGGTTTGTCTTGGCGGACAAGAGCATAATAACCGTGTCGGGTATTGCGGAAGATGTTTTGGTCGACATAAAGGGTTTGATATTCCCAATTGATTTCCATATCATTGAGATGCCACCAAGAGAATCCGAGACggcatcatctatcctacttgggagGCCATTTTTGAGGACCTCTAGATTCAAGTTGAATGCCCATTCAGGAACTTACTCATTCAAGATAGATGGGAGAGTTGTAAGTTTTAGTCTAGAAGAAGCAATGAGGCACCCACCGGAGAACCATTTCGTATTCCGATGTGATTTAATTGACAACATTGTAGCGGAAGTGCATTGTGCAAAGCTAGAAGAGaaaaatatgattgaagaaaatagTGAAGATCCAAGTGAAGAAGTTCAAGCGACAAGCCAAGTGCAAAAGCTAGAATTGAAGCCATTACCACCCCACTTAAAgtattcataccttgatgaagcccacaagTTTCCGGTGATTATAGCAAGGGAAGTcaatcctcaacaagaagagaagttgctaCGCGTTTTGAGGAAGAACAAAAGGGCaatagggtggagtttggcggatctagtggggatAAGTCCCCAAGTGTGTGAGCACCGTATCTTTTTGGAAGAGGGAGCTAGACCCGTGAGACAACCTCAAAGGCGATTAAATCCTACTATTTTGGAGGTTGTCAAGAAAGAGGTAACAAGGTTACTTGAGGCGGACATCATCTACCCTATTTCGGATAGTGAATGA